A genomic segment from Myxococcus stipitatus encodes:
- a CDS encoding translocation/assembly module TamB domain-containing protein: protein MSTRRWGRRLLWGALGLVGAVALLVLGALTWLTSSSGEAFIVRQGLGLANEQFSGRLEVGGLDLTPPGAVLTDVKLYDPEGELVAEIARVEARVRLGGLLSQRVDVTEARVDAPRLYLAQDERGLNLSRALAPRRPKPEEPSPRGTLRVDVRELVLTHGFVDFRQELEDGGERRARLVDLDARGSGHFAAATQGVGAKLEATGGLELPTKGPVRLKLEGGGEEGDLRATLDLDAAGLVLDASGAVKLPPESPTGQPSGALTAEVEVRKLSAPPELARGFVPAYPLRVPVSLEGKAGLTGDVARVTAQLRAAGAKVDVDGDLDLERLRTQGVTVKARDVDLSALVEEGPKTNLSADLTARGGGTRLETLEGEVDLTVSPSRYLGQPLGPVELHARAKEGQYTLERLVVLVPGASLQAKGQGNLDALRVDASLTAGDLALLSKALTKLLPGAVPPLAGSGTLELRAEGPPRAPGVQAEGIFTSLVYGDIAVRALTLKAAVPDVTRPFTTDATLLVGELRVGERAFRDLSATIATDDRALEATVRAMHDAPLGLTLGGVVDEDGRGLALQTLALSWPEATWKLQRPTHVGFGGGRVAVEPALVLSTGTQSLSVVGDMEGEQLTARVELDQVDLGLLPRVAVPESLGLGGTVTGFATAKGRLPRPDAEARLQWRDGRVKGYEQLQALVDARYVKDRATGRLEASLPVARLGADFDVPVQGLLRRRRDPMSLDAKLEGVDVAGVMKLAGREDPVGGRVSAELKVTGPAREPKVDLVLRGHGLTYAAPPPGFALKQPLDLELRVASDREDDTLDARLDVRGLATQTYVSLRTPFTPAGLIAKPPTLETLLATSVDVEARVADLPLGTFEGVGGLEQAGGMVSARLDFTGSALVPQARLNVMGQGLTAYGLPRVDTQLGVVGDGKDVKVTLTSQRGNEPLARLDATLEAPLGALQDREVYGHIPFQLKGRLGPMDLQHLPGVAKARVQGVGTARGKAARGIQGVLSVEMGARGTLDTPRVELTAGVQKLGMGDLALGHARLHYGYADARSAFDLLLTSPSGGTLLVDGGVTLDVSLPAIQRGLDTTHAPVEVKLEARDFDPTFLSGSVEMLRTIGGMIRADAKLEGTLGAPGFQGRLTWRDGRLGLMGLGEYRDIQLDLEASQESLALKTLSAKAGAGTLTLEAPLTAARTTGGEYELTADKARPYPLVARNFPIVYDDQLVALLSMRAKVEGTLSNRLVNLRNVSIPEATIELPEVKRKDLQALERPGDIVLVRKGVPIERRRRKQQQLPSPGVPQPDSARQPPAGTPPPTVATGGSGDDEEAEPPRSYWINVNAPRNLWVKGSDLNVELGLSEDFRIEYSDTARMFGQVRVLRGRVDVLGRRFDVQRDSVVSFTGPPAVPYINVTAEHRNESANVTVFVTIRGQGRDITLKPTSEPPLPESEIYTLLATGRRTLERGSGASMTASAQAASVVGSLVANEARKALAAKLPLDVISIEAGGAGIAGTKLEVGTYVTDKIYVGYTGRVGANIQQGENSNAVRFEYQFSPRWSLEGQYGDARSGGLDLIWSNEY, encoded by the coding sequence TTGAGCACGCGACGCTGGGGGCGACGGCTGCTGTGGGGCGCGCTCGGACTGGTGGGCGCGGTGGCGCTCCTCGTCCTGGGCGCGCTCACGTGGCTGACGTCGTCCTCCGGCGAGGCCTTCATCGTGCGACAGGGACTCGGGCTGGCGAACGAGCAGTTCTCCGGCCGGCTGGAGGTGGGCGGGCTGGACCTGACGCCGCCGGGCGCCGTCCTCACGGACGTGAAGCTGTACGACCCGGAGGGCGAGCTGGTGGCGGAGATTGCGCGCGTGGAGGCGCGCGTGCGCCTGGGGGGCCTGCTGAGCCAGCGGGTGGACGTCACCGAGGCCCGCGTGGACGCGCCCCGCCTGTACCTGGCGCAGGACGAGCGGGGCCTCAACCTGTCGCGGGCCCTCGCGCCCCGGCGGCCCAAGCCCGAGGAGCCCTCCCCTCGCGGCACGCTGCGCGTGGACGTGCGCGAGCTGGTGCTGACCCACGGCTTCGTCGACTTCCGGCAGGAGCTGGAGGACGGCGGCGAGCGGCGGGCGCGGCTGGTGGACCTGGACGCGCGCGGCTCCGGCCACTTCGCGGCGGCGACCCAGGGCGTTGGCGCGAAGTTGGAGGCCACCGGCGGACTGGAGCTGCCCACGAAGGGGCCGGTGCGGCTGAAGCTGGAGGGTGGCGGAGAGGAAGGAGACCTGCGCGCCACGCTGGACCTGGACGCCGCGGGGCTGGTGCTCGACGCCAGCGGCGCGGTGAAGCTGCCGCCCGAGTCCCCGACGGGCCAGCCCTCCGGCGCGCTGACGGCGGAGGTGGAGGTGCGGAAGCTGTCGGCGCCGCCGGAGCTGGCGCGCGGCTTCGTGCCGGCGTACCCGCTGCGCGTCCCCGTGTCGCTCGAGGGCAAGGCGGGGCTGACGGGTGACGTGGCGCGCGTCACCGCCCAGCTGCGCGCCGCCGGGGCGAAGGTGGACGTGGACGGCGACCTCGACCTGGAGCGCCTGCGCACCCAGGGCGTGACGGTGAAGGCGCGCGACGTGGACCTGTCCGCGCTGGTGGAGGAGGGCCCGAAGACGAACCTGTCCGCGGACCTGACGGCGAGAGGTGGGGGCACGCGGCTGGAGACGCTCGAGGGCGAGGTGGACCTCACCGTGTCCCCGTCGCGCTACCTGGGCCAGCCGCTGGGGCCGGTGGAGCTGCACGCGCGCGCGAAGGAGGGCCAGTACACGCTGGAGCGGCTGGTGGTGCTGGTCCCCGGCGCGTCGCTCCAGGCCAAGGGCCAGGGCAACCTGGACGCGCTGCGCGTGGACGCAAGCCTCACGGCGGGCGACCTGGCGCTCCTGTCGAAGGCGCTGACGAAGCTGCTGCCCGGCGCGGTGCCGCCCCTGGCGGGCAGCGGCACGCTGGAGCTGCGCGCGGAGGGGCCGCCGCGCGCGCCCGGCGTCCAGGCGGAGGGCATCTTCACCTCGCTCGTCTACGGCGACATCGCGGTCCGCGCCCTGACGCTCAAGGCCGCGGTGCCGGACGTGACGCGGCCCTTCACCACGGACGCCACGCTCCTGGTGGGCGAGCTGCGCGTGGGCGAGCGCGCCTTCCGCGACCTGTCCGCCACCATCGCCACCGACGACCGCGCGCTCGAGGCCACCGTGCGCGCCATGCACGACGCGCCGCTGGGCCTCACGCTGGGCGGCGTGGTGGACGAGGACGGTCGGGGGCTGGCGCTCCAGACGCTGGCGCTCTCGTGGCCGGAGGCGACGTGGAAGCTCCAGCGGCCCACGCACGTGGGCTTCGGCGGCGGCCGCGTGGCGGTGGAGCCCGCGCTGGTGCTCTCCACGGGCACCCAATCCCTGTCGGTGGTGGGCGACATGGAGGGCGAGCAGCTCACCGCGCGCGTGGAGCTGGACCAGGTGGACCTGGGGCTGCTGCCTCGCGTCGCGGTGCCGGAGTCGCTGGGGCTGGGGGGCACGGTGACGGGCTTCGCCACCGCGAAGGGCCGGCTGCCACGGCCGGACGCGGAGGCCCGGCTCCAGTGGCGCGACGGGCGGGTGAAGGGCTACGAGCAGCTCCAGGCCCTGGTCGACGCGCGCTACGTGAAGGACCGCGCCACGGGCCGGCTGGAGGCGAGCCTCCCGGTGGCGAGGCTCGGCGCGGACTTCGACGTGCCCGTGCAGGGCCTGTTGCGCCGGCGCCGCGACCCCATGTCCCTCGACGCGAAGCTGGAGGGCGTGGACGTGGCCGGGGTGATGAAGCTCGCGGGGAGGGAGGACCCGGTGGGCGGGAGGGTGTCCGCGGAGCTGAAGGTCACCGGGCCCGCGCGCGAGCCGAAGGTGGACCTCGTCCTGCGCGGCCATGGGCTCACCTACGCCGCGCCGCCACCTGGCTTCGCGCTGAAGCAGCCCCTGGACCTGGAGCTGCGCGTCGCGTCAGACCGCGAGGACGACACGCTGGACGCGCGGCTGGACGTCCGGGGCCTGGCCACCCAGACGTACGTGTCGCTGCGCACGCCCTTCACCCCCGCCGGGCTCATCGCGAAGCCCCCCACGCTGGAGACGCTGCTGGCGACCTCGGTGGACGTGGAGGCGCGCGTGGCGGACCTGCCCCTGGGCACGTTCGAGGGCGTGGGCGGGCTGGAGCAGGCGGGCGGGATGGTGTCCGCGCGGCTCGACTTCACCGGCTCCGCGCTGGTGCCCCAGGCGCGACTCAACGTGATGGGCCAGGGCCTCACCGCCTATGGCCTGCCACGGGTCGACACGCAGCTCGGCGTCGTGGGCGACGGCAAGGACGTGAAGGTGACGCTGACCTCGCAGCGGGGCAACGAGCCGCTGGCGCGGCTGGACGCCACGCTGGAGGCGCCCCTGGGCGCGCTCCAGGACCGCGAGGTCTACGGACATATCCCCTTCCAGCTCAAGGGCCGCCTGGGGCCCATGGACCTCCAGCACCTGCCCGGCGTGGCGAAGGCGCGCGTGCAGGGCGTCGGCACGGCGCGGGGCAAGGCGGCGCGGGGCATCCAGGGCGTGCTCTCCGTGGAGATGGGCGCGCGCGGCACGCTGGACACGCCGCGCGTGGAGCTGACCGCGGGGGTGCAGAAGCTGGGCATGGGCGACCTCGCGCTGGGACACGCGCGGCTGCACTACGGCTACGCGGACGCGCGCTCCGCGTTCGACCTCCTGCTCACCTCTCCGTCGGGCGGCACGCTGCTGGTGGACGGCGGCGTGACGCTGGACGTGTCGCTGCCCGCCATCCAGCGCGGCCTGGACACCACCCACGCCCCCGTGGAGGTGAAGCTGGAGGCGCGCGACTTCGACCCCACCTTCCTCTCCGGCTCGGTGGAGATGCTGCGCACCATCGGCGGGATGATTCGCGCGGACGCGAAGCTGGAGGGCACGCTCGGCGCGCCGGGCTTCCAGGGCCGGCTGACGTGGCGCGACGGCCGGCTGGGGCTGATGGGGCTGGGCGAGTACCGCGACATCCAGCTCGACCTGGAAGCCAGCCAGGAATCCCTGGCGCTGAAGACGCTGTCGGCGAAGGCCGGCGCCGGCACGCTGACGCTGGAGGCGCCGCTGACGGCCGCGCGCACCACCGGCGGCGAGTACGAGCTGACGGCGGACAAGGCCCGACCCTATCCGCTCGTCGCCCGCAACTTCCCCATCGTCTACGACGACCAGCTGGTGGCGCTGCTCAGCATGCGAGCCAAGGTGGAGGGCACCCTCTCCAACCGGCTCGTCAACCTGCGCAACGTCTCCATCCCCGAGGCCACCATCGAGCTGCCGGAGGTCAAGCGCAAGGACCTCCAGGCGCTGGAGCGCCCCGGCGACATCGTGCTCGTGCGCAAGGGCGTGCCCATCGAGCGGCGCAGGCGCAAGCAGCAGCAGTTGCCCTCGCCGGGCGTGCCCCAGCCGGACTCGGCGCGGCAGCCGCCGGCCGGGACGCCGCCGCCCACCGTCGCCACCGGAGGCAGCGGCGACGACGAGGAGGCCGAGCCGCCGCGCAGCTATTGGATCAACGTGAACGCGCCCCGCAACCTGTGGGTGAAGGGCTCCGACCTCAACGTGGAGCTGGGGCTGTCGGAGGACTTCCGCATCGAGTACTCGGACACGGCGCGCATGTTCGGACAGGTGCGCGTGCTGCGCGGTCGCGTGGACGTGCTCGGCCGCCGCTTCGACGTCCAGCGCGACAGCGTGGTGAGCTTCACCGGGCCGCCGGCGGTCCCGTACATCAACGTCACCGCCGAGCACCGCAACGAGAGCGCCAACGTCACGGTGTTCGTCACCATCCGCGGCCAGGGGCGCGACATCACCCTCAAGCCCACCAGCGAGCCGCCGCTGCCGGAGTCGGAAATCTACACGCTGCTGGCCACCGGCCGCCGCACGCTGGAGCGCGGCTCCGGCGCGTCCATGACGGCCAGCGCGCAGGCGGCGTCCGTGGTGGGCTCGCTCGTCGCCAACGAGGCGCGCAAGGCCCTGGCCGCGAAGCTGCCACTGGACGTGATCTCCATCGAGGCCGGCGGCGCAGGCATCGCCGGCACCAAGCTGGAGGTGGGCACCTACGTGACGGACAAGATCTACGTGGGCTACACCGGCCGCGTGGGCGCCAACATCCAGCAGGGAGAGAACTCCAACGCGGTCCGCTTCGAGTACCAGTTCAGCCCGCGCTGGAGCCTGGAAGGCCAGTATGGCGACGCGCGCTCCGGCGGCCTCGACCTCATCTGGAGCAACGAGTACTGA
- a CDS encoding VWA domain-containing protein, translating into MTFSLPQAWVLLLPLGLFLWKYGRRPGPPMWLRAALLVLIVGALSGPSLRLADAGSDVVVVVDRSASMPLDLDRVAQELISLVESQRRPGDRVGVVAFGREARVERPLSATGSFGGFSRPVDVEASDLSSALDAANALIPQERVGRVLVLSDGKATGTDARGAARRLAARGIAVDWRQLARPEPALDVAVLSLDVPSAVSVREPFQFSATVRASKAVTGTVRLERNGRVLVNGPFDFLPGTNVLPLRDLVEEQGLVRYRLTVEAPDDGVRENDQGLAVLRVEGPRRVLLLTHQPQGTLAKTLGESGMLLEVRAPFRVSLDDLDGVGAVVLENVDANLLGEAGLNALASYVAQAGGGLVMTGGRESFGDGGYRRSPLEPVLPVSLEMREEQRRAAVAISVLMDCSCSMGATVPDGRTKMELAAEGVVAALTLLNEKDEVSVHMVDTESHEIFPLRPVESGLPLGQVASGFSGGGGIYVGEALRTGRQQILRSEKATRHVLLFSDAADSEEPDDYRRTLAELSRQSVTVSVIGLGSEKDADAALLREVASRGGGRIYFAEDALSLPRIFSQEALAVARATFVDEPASLEAAPDLPLLGRLPTEGLPQVGGYNLTYLKPRASVALRTLDGNAAPVLAMWPHGAGRAVAFTAEVDGPFTGELREWGALRATLEAMVRWAAAESSPLGDAVVRSERRGHLLRVTLDLPPGEPLPGALPSLVLLPGDGRPARAEQPMRWEDEDRLVVEVPLEGSGTWHPVVRVGPRALRAPPVTLPYAAEFEPGGPKEGQVLLRALASVGGGIERLSMTGLFEDAPESEGSRPLAPWLVGLALAVLLAEVAVRRFLSGPRVRKPAVAGGLSTAGVMTAPTPSRETVRPTSTGTPPPGVTGAAPTGAPAETPGAEAPPAEKSVDSALEAARARSRKRMDR; encoded by the coding sequence ATGACCTTCTCGCTCCCCCAGGCGTGGGTGTTGCTGCTGCCGCTGGGCCTCTTCCTGTGGAAGTACGGGCGTCGGCCCGGGCCGCCCATGTGGCTGCGCGCGGCGTTGCTGGTGCTCATCGTGGGCGCGCTGTCCGGCCCATCCCTGCGGCTGGCGGACGCGGGCAGTGACGTGGTGGTCGTCGTGGACCGCTCCGCGTCGATGCCGCTGGACCTGGACCGCGTGGCGCAGGAGCTCATCTCGCTGGTGGAGTCCCAGCGTCGCCCGGGAGACCGGGTGGGCGTCGTCGCCTTCGGACGCGAGGCCCGGGTGGAGCGGCCGTTGTCCGCCACGGGGAGCTTCGGAGGCTTCTCGCGCCCCGTCGACGTGGAGGCGTCGGACCTGTCCTCGGCGTTGGACGCGGCCAACGCGCTCATCCCCCAGGAGCGGGTGGGGCGCGTGCTCGTCCTGTCCGATGGCAAGGCCACGGGCACGGATGCTCGCGGCGCGGCGCGGCGGCTGGCGGCGCGCGGCATCGCGGTGGACTGGCGGCAGCTCGCCCGTCCGGAGCCCGCGCTCGACGTGGCCGTGCTGTCGCTGGACGTGCCCTCCGCGGTGAGCGTGCGCGAGCCCTTCCAGTTCTCGGCCACCGTGCGCGCGTCGAAGGCCGTGACGGGCACCGTGCGGCTGGAGCGCAACGGGCGCGTCCTGGTGAACGGGCCCTTCGACTTCCTGCCCGGCACCAACGTGCTGCCGCTGCGCGACCTCGTCGAGGAGCAGGGCCTGGTGCGCTACCGGCTCACGGTGGAGGCGCCGGACGACGGCGTCCGGGAGAACGACCAGGGGCTCGCGGTGCTGCGCGTCGAGGGGCCCCGGCGCGTGTTGCTCCTGACGCACCAGCCCCAGGGCACGCTCGCGAAGACGCTCGGTGAGTCGGGGATGCTGCTCGAGGTCCGCGCGCCCTTCCGCGTCTCGTTGGATGACCTGGATGGCGTGGGCGCCGTCGTGCTGGAGAACGTGGACGCGAACCTGCTGGGGGAGGCGGGGCTCAACGCGCTCGCGTCCTACGTGGCGCAGGCGGGGGGCGGGCTGGTGATGACGGGGGGGCGCGAGAGCTTCGGCGACGGGGGCTATCGCCGCTCGCCCCTGGAGCCGGTGCTGCCGGTGTCCCTGGAGATGCGCGAGGAGCAGCGCCGCGCGGCGGTGGCCATCAGTGTGTTGATGGACTGCTCCTGCTCCATGGGCGCCACGGTGCCGGACGGGCGCACGAAGATGGAGCTGGCGGCGGAAGGCGTGGTCGCCGCGCTCACGCTGCTCAACGAGAAGGACGAGGTCTCCGTCCACATGGTGGACACGGAGTCGCACGAAATCTTCCCGCTGCGCCCCGTGGAGTCGGGGCTGCCGCTGGGGCAGGTGGCGAGCGGGTTCAGCGGCGGAGGCGGCATCTACGTGGGCGAGGCGCTGCGCACGGGCCGGCAGCAGATCCTGCGCAGCGAGAAGGCCACGCGCCACGTGCTCCTCTTCTCGGACGCGGCGGATTCGGAGGAGCCGGACGACTACCGGCGAACGCTCGCGGAGCTGTCGCGCCAGTCCGTGACGGTGTCCGTCATCGGGCTGGGGTCCGAGAAGGACGCGGACGCGGCGCTGCTGCGCGAGGTGGCGAGCCGGGGCGGAGGGCGCATCTACTTCGCCGAGGACGCGCTGAGCCTGCCGCGCATCTTCAGCCAGGAGGCGCTCGCGGTGGCGCGCGCCACGTTCGTGGACGAGCCCGCGTCGCTGGAGGCGGCGCCGGACCTGCCGCTGCTCGGCCGACTCCCGACGGAGGGGCTGCCGCAGGTGGGGGGCTACAACCTGACGTACCTCAAGCCCCGCGCGAGCGTGGCCCTGCGCACGCTGGATGGGAACGCGGCGCCGGTGCTCGCGATGTGGCCCCACGGGGCCGGGCGCGCGGTGGCCTTCACCGCCGAGGTGGATGGGCCGTTCACCGGGGAGCTGCGGGAGTGGGGCGCGCTGCGCGCGACGCTGGAGGCGATGGTGCGTTGGGCCGCGGCCGAGTCCTCGCCGCTGGGAGACGCGGTGGTGCGCTCGGAGCGCCGGGGCCATCTGCTGCGCGTGACGCTGGACCTGCCTCCGGGCGAGCCGCTGCCGGGGGCCTTGCCCTCGCTGGTGTTGCTGCCAGGAGATGGGCGCCCCGCGCGCGCGGAGCAGCCGATGCGCTGGGAGGACGAGGACCGGCTGGTGGTGGAGGTCCCGCTGGAGGGCAGTGGGACCTGGCACCCCGTGGTGCGGGTGGGGCCGCGCGCGTTGAGGGCGCCTCCCGTCACGCTGCCCTACGCGGCGGAGTTCGAGCCCGGGGGACCGAAGGAGGGGCAGGTGTTGCTGCGCGCGCTCGCGAGCGTGGGCGGCGGCATCGAGCGTCTGTCGATGACGGGCCTGTTCGAGGACGCACCGGAGTCCGAGGGCTCCCGGCCCCTGGCGCCCTGGCTGGTGGGACTGGCGCTGGCCGTGCTCCTCGCGGAGGTCGCCGTGCGCCGCTTCCTCTCCGGGCCTCGGGTGCGCAAGCCGGCGGTGGCAGGGGGCCTCTCCACCGCCGGGGTCATGACGGCGCCGACCCCCTCTCGCGAGACGGTCCGCCCCACGAGCACCGGAACGCCGCCGCCAGGAGTCACGGGAGCCGCTCCCACCGGGGCGCCCGCCGAGACGCCCGGCGCGGAAGCGCCACCCGCGGAGAAGAGCGTGGACTCCGCGCTCGAAGCGGCCCGCGCGCGTTCCCGCAAGCGGATGGACCGCTGA
- a CDS encoding BatA domain-containing protein, translated as MSFGFPWGLLALGALVPLVAAYFLRRRQKPVVVSALFLWRTPRPRAEAGPRWERFTREASLLLEVLAVVAAALFLADVRMGEPARRHHLVLVVDGGLSMSARDAEGVTVLERARREAAKRVEDARATQVTVLATGLSPRVLAGPEAEPSAALAALESFEARGADHDPMPSLLWAQELAGGGGSIAFLTDAAPREGLVLPPSLRWTALGTARDNVALVSARRRDEGRATTVTLWVARFGQGPDSVDLRVRALPGTGAKQGTERVEHVALPDEGTATVRLTFQEAGDVEVSLPDDALPEDGRVTLPAGATRPLEVRLARGLAASERDALERFLQASPEVARGAATDDVEREVLSFGPRGTDARVTVGATGKPRTFVGPFFSEKGHPLLDDVQLAGVRWTAGENPPGRPLVTAGEAVLVAEEEDGRVHLNVDLSRSNVQRVSAWPVLLANVVREARRSHEGFARRQLLLGEPLEVVTEAGARYTLVEPGGRRPVFGAGTVSLPPPSGPGRYVLEREGDVVDTAVVLPLDARESDLRGRGSMDVPAREAVVEAAGGNASERAWWPLVLLLCAVLADLYVTRRVG; from the coding sequence GTGAGCTTCGGCTTCCCGTGGGGCCTGCTGGCCCTGGGCGCGCTGGTGCCGCTGGTGGCGGCCTACTTCCTGCGGCGACGACAGAAGCCCGTGGTGGTGAGCGCGCTTTTCCTGTGGCGCACGCCACGGCCGCGCGCGGAGGCGGGGCCCCGGTGGGAGCGCTTCACGCGGGAGGCGTCGCTGCTGTTGGAGGTGCTGGCGGTGGTGGCGGCGGCGCTGTTCCTGGCGGACGTGCGGATGGGGGAGCCGGCGCGCAGGCACCACCTGGTGCTCGTGGTGGACGGCGGCCTGTCCATGTCCGCTCGCGACGCGGAGGGCGTGACGGTGCTGGAGCGGGCGCGGCGCGAAGCGGCGAAGCGGGTGGAGGACGCGCGCGCCACGCAGGTCACCGTGCTCGCGACGGGGCTGTCGCCTCGCGTCCTCGCGGGGCCGGAGGCCGAGCCGTCCGCGGCGCTGGCCGCGCTGGAGTCCTTCGAGGCGCGGGGCGCGGACCACGACCCCATGCCCTCGCTGCTCTGGGCCCAGGAGCTGGCGGGCGGCGGCGGGTCCATCGCCTTCCTCACGGACGCCGCGCCGCGCGAGGGGCTGGTGCTCCCGCCTTCGCTGCGGTGGACGGCGCTGGGGACGGCCCGGGACAACGTGGCGCTGGTGTCGGCGCGGCGCCGGGACGAGGGCCGCGCGACGACGGTGACGCTCTGGGTGGCGCGCTTCGGCCAGGGGCCGGACTCGGTCGACCTCCGGGTTCGCGCCCTGCCGGGGACCGGCGCGAAGCAGGGCACCGAGCGCGTGGAGCACGTGGCCCTCCCGGACGAGGGCACGGCGACGGTGCGCCTCACCTTCCAGGAGGCGGGGGACGTGGAGGTGTCCCTGCCCGACGACGCCCTGCCCGAGGATGGACGGGTGACGTTGCCGGCGGGCGCGACGCGTCCATTGGAGGTGCGTCTGGCGCGGGGGCTCGCGGCGTCGGAGCGTGACGCGCTGGAGCGCTTCCTCCAGGCGTCTCCGGAGGTGGCGCGTGGCGCGGCGACGGACGACGTGGAGCGGGAGGTGTTGTCGTTCGGGCCTCGGGGCACGGACGCCCGCGTGACGGTGGGCGCGACGGGCAAGCCTCGGACCTTCGTGGGACCCTTCTTCTCCGAGAAGGGACATCCGCTCCTCGACGACGTGCAGTTGGCGGGCGTGCGGTGGACGGCGGGAGAGAACCCGCCGGGGCGGCCCCTCGTCACGGCGGGCGAGGCGGTGCTCGTGGCCGAGGAGGAGGACGGTCGCGTGCACCTCAACGTGGACCTGTCCCGCTCGAACGTGCAGCGCGTCTCCGCGTGGCCGGTGCTGCTGGCCAACGTGGTGCGCGAGGCGCGCCGCTCGCACGAGGGCTTCGCGCGTCGACAGCTGCTGCTGGGCGAGCCCCTGGAGGTGGTGACGGAGGCCGGGGCGCGCTACACGCTGGTGGAGCCCGGGGGCCGCAGGCCCGTGTTCGGCGCGGGGACGGTGAGCCTGCCGCCTCCGTCGGGTCCGGGTCGCTATGTGTTGGAGCGCGAGGGGGACGTGGTGGACACGGCCGTGGTGTTGCCGCTGGACGCGCGAGAGTCGGACCTGCGCGGGCGTGGGAGCATGGACGTCCCCGCGCGCGAGGCGGTGGTGGAGGCCGCTGGAGGGAATGCCTCCGAGCGCGCGTGGTGGCCCCTGGTGCTGCTGCTGTGCGCGGTGCTGGCGGACCTCTATGTGACGCGGAGGGTGGGATGA